TCCACCAGTTGTCACTAGGGTATCATTCACGGGTAGTTCTTGAAGGGTCTTTGTTTCCAGCTCCCGAAAAAAACTCTCTCCATATTGCTCGAAGATATCCTTAATTTGCAACTTCATATTCTGTTCAATCAGTGTGTCTGTATCAACGACATCGAGACTCAGGTTGGTTGCCAACGCCTGTCCGATGGTTGTTTTCCCCGCTCCCATAAATCCTGTAAGATAGATGCTTTTCATGTTCCATGCCTCTCTTTCTTTTTGGATGCCTCTTTATTTTATTATTATAGGGCAAAGCTCCCTCTCCCTCCACTTTAAGAAAAACTAGGCAATACCTAGCCGGTCCTTTTAGAGCTAAAAACCTTTAGTTGTTTGGTAAGTCGCCACTGTCATTTTCTAAATGGCTGCACTTTTCCTTGAGATAAACTAATGAAGACATCCTTGACTGATTTTCTACGATAAAGACGTCTTCATGAATCGAATGAAGACCTTTCTCCCTCCATTTTCCCGACAGAGATGTCTTCATACACCTCATGAAGACCTTTCTACTCCCATTTCCCCGCAAGAGATGTCTTCATATACCTGATGAAGACCTTTCTACTCCCATTTCCTCGCTAAAGAGGTCTTCATAGAACTACAAAAACAGTATTATGTATTTAAAAACTACAAAAAAGTGCCTCCATCAATAGGAGACACTTCTGACTAGTTTTCCTCTTAGTTATCAGGCATAACCCAGATAACTTCTGCAGTTCGAATGAAAAAGCTCGAATCTCCAGCAACTAACACAACATGATCTGGTTTAACATCCTTCAGGTTACCTCTTATTGATCCTCGCGTTGTTTCAATGACCACTTCGGTGCCAACGATACTTCTTAAAGTATGGTATACATAGGGTTCTATCACCATATATTGAATGGGCATCCCATTGTCCGCTTGATTCATTGGGTATTTACCTCCTTTGTTACACGGTACATTTATATGATTGGGACAATGGGATGGTGATTTTATGTGATTAATTTAATTGTTTCATACCAGCCGAGTACCTTCTTTTCTTCCATATCGTAAAGGATGGTTGCTTTGTACTCCCTCGCCATCCTGGTTGTGCAGACAATGACAATCTCCCTTTCTGTTCCAAGTTCCTTTACAGTTACCGCAGCTTCTCCCCTTGGCATTTCAAACGACGAAATAATTTCCTCCCTCTCCTCTTTCAACTGTTCCTCCACTTTGTCCCATACAAATTTCATCATGATTTCCAGCTCAAATTGTTGATCCGATTCATGATAAAACATTTTCTCCAGCCGGTAGTTTTCAATTTGATGAAGCAAAAAGGAGGAGACTATTACACTTATGATAAGTGTGACAGGAAAAATATACCCTTTGTTCTGTTTACTTCGAAGTCCAGCTTGTACGGATTGCCCCCAATTTGAATTCATGGATTATTTCGTCCTTCCCCTTTACATTCACTATAGCCCCATTATTCACTTCTTTAAAAGTAATACTTTCTACTCCATGCAAGAGTAATTCGTGTCCAGTTCCATTAACTCTACGTCTGACATTTTTTTGATAAAATTCATATGTCACTCTTTGATCGTCTTGATTGATAATGACCATCGCATTACTCTCCACCGACACTCTCTTTGCATTTCGAACCTCCCTTGTAGCCTGCTGAATAAACACCTCGAGCTCCAAAGGATGAATTCCATCGCCCTTTTCTGTCAATAGCGAGAGATTTTTAAGTAGAAGAGGGAAAAACGCGGTGAGAATAAGAATGACTGAAAAACTGACCAAGACCTCCAATAAGGTAAAACCGTCATGTTTACGGAAGATGGACATAAATACACCTTTCCTCCTCCAACGATTTATAATTCATATAGGACACACACAGCACTGGCGGAACGGTTTCTTCCACCAATGTCAGGGAATAGGTGGTGCCATTTCTGTTTACCATATTATCTTCAAACAATTTGGCACCTGTACGTATTTCTTCCAATTCCATTGTCAAAAGGAACCTTGCTTGCTGATCGAGAATAAATCCCTTGCGTTCCTGATTCATTCGTACCAACCCAGGAAGCAGAACGGAGGCAATGACCATCCAAATTACCAAAGCCCCTAAAACCTCTACTAATGTAAATCCTTTAGAGCTTTTCCACATAGAAACGGCCTTTTCCTAAGGTGAAAACGTATCGATAGCTTTCCATTTCGTCCACATAAATACCGATTGCGCCAGCTTTATTAATGCTGCCATTTCCATTGTAAATCAGTCTTTCTCCCATCGTGCGTGTATCTATTCTTACATCACGGTGGTATTCCCGATATACCATTTCGTTAATCTGGAAGGTTCCTTGCCGTATACGGTAATAGTTATTTTGTGGAGTAAAAATAATACTTACACTTGTTTTCGTACTTATTGCATATTGTTGGGCGAACAAGAGATCATTGCTTAATTGATCGCTAAATTGTTCTGCAATTATGTTTTTGTTGGTCGCATTAAGATTAAGGATGGTCACCGATAGAATGATGGAGATGAGAGAA
This window of the Sutcliffiella horikoshii genome carries:
- the comGD gene encoding competence type IV pilus minor pilin ComGD, whose amino-acid sequence is MLVLSLISIILSVTILNLNATNKNIIAEQFSDQLSNDLLFAQQYAISTKTSVSIIFTPQNNYYRIRQGTFQINEMVYREYHRDVRIDTRTMGERLIYNGNGSINKAGAIGIYVDEMESYRYVFTLGKGRFYVEKL
- the comGG gene encoding competence type IV pilus minor pilin ComGG, whose amino-acid sequence is MNSNWGQSVQAGLRSKQNKGYIFPVTLIISVIVSSFLLHQIENYRLEKMFYHESDQQFELEIMMKFVWDKVEEQLKEEREEIISSFEMPRGEAAVTVKELGTEREIVIVCTTRMAREYKATILYDMEEKKVLGWYETIKLIT
- a CDS encoding type II secretion system protein translates to MWKSSKGFTLVEVLGALVIWMVIASVLLPGLVRMNQERKGFILDQQARFLLTMELEEIRTGAKLFEDNMVNRNGTTYSLTLVEETVPPVLCVSYMNYKSLEEERCIYVHLP
- a CDS encoding YuzF family protein produces the protein MNQADNGMPIQYMVIEPYVYHTLRSIVGTEVVIETTRGSIRGNLKDVKPDHVVLVAGDSSFFIRTAEVIWVMPDN
- the comGF gene encoding competence type IV pilus minor pilin ComGF — protein: MSIFRKHDGFTLLEVLVSFSVILILTAFFPLLLKNLSLLTEKGDGIHPLELEVFIQQATREVRNAKRVSVESNAMVIINQDDQRVTYEFYQKNVRRRVNGTGHELLLHGVESITFKEVNNGAIVNVKGKDEIIHEFKLGAIRTSWTSK